A stretch of Triticum aestivum cultivar Chinese Spring chromosome 1D, IWGSC CS RefSeq v2.1, whole genome shotgun sequence DNA encodes these proteins:
- the LOC123180942 gene encoding protein GDAP2 homolog isoform X1: MQHRSPAAATASGAASTAAAMEPGVGGVEPAVTLDQVPRWSDPDQRLYTPSSSSATAEAADGGSEPAASAFLSFSDPLTGDDGGAAGGGCAGASRFPVDHEINSRIYLWRGHPWNMEVDAVVNSTNESLDEAHSSPGLHAAAGSGLAEECATLGGCRTGMAKMTNAYDLPARKVIHTVGPKYAVKYHTAAENALSHCYRSCLELLIENGLESIAMGCIYTEAKNYPREPAAHVAIRTVRRFLEKQKGKIAGVIFCITSSSDTEIYKRLLPLYFPRDKQEEETAVSKLPADVGDENGETVIDERKIRIRPLPAGAADRTVATAPLDLPLESGLASSRSTFKLDSYLDPSFMSLIKDPDLRRKEQWGKSSQAQKRFNYARLLGYGDIGFPPLSAAEEYSLHSRYLAKANSLNLSEIAEMKIIYRGGVDSEGRPVMVVVGAHFLLRCLDLERFVLHVVKEFEPLIQKPYTIVYLHSAASLQPQPDLGFMKRIQQILGRKHQRNLHGIYILHPTLGLRTAILGMQLLIDGEVWKKVVYVDRLVQLFRYVPREQLTIPDFVFQHDLEVNGGRGMIVDPRTKHIYQRPSG; the protein is encoded by the exons ATGCAGCACCGCTCGCCGGCGGCGGCCACGGCCTCCGGAGCTGCCTCCACTGCGGCCGCCATGGAGCCAGGCGTCGGCGGCGTCGAGCCTGCGGTGACGCTCGACCAGGTGCCGCGCTGGAGCGACCCCGACCAGCGCCTGTACACACCGTCCTCCTCGTCCGCCACCGCCGAAGCCGCGGACGGCGGATCCGAGCCCGCAGCGTCCGCCTTCCTCTCCTTCTCCGACCCGCTcaccggcgacgacggcggcgccgccggtgGTGGCTGCGCGGGCGCCTCGCGCTTCCCCGTGGACCACGAGATCAACTCCAGGATCTACCTCTGGCGGGGACACCCCTGGAACATGGAGGTCGACGCCGTCGTCAACTCCACCAACGAG AGCTTGGACGAGGCGCACAGTAGTCCTGGGCTGCACGCTGCAGCAGGTTCTGGGCTCGCGGAGGAATGCGCCACCTTG GGAGGGTGCCGAACTGGGATGGCAAAGATGACCAATGCATACGATCTTCCTGCGAG GAAGGTCATCCATACAGTGGGACCCAAATATGCTGTCAAGTATCACACAGCTGCGGAAAATGCACTTAGTCATTGCTACCGGTCATGTTTGGAACTACTCATTGAGAACGGCCTTGAAAG CATCGCAATGGGTTGCATATACACGGAAGCTAAAAACTATCCTCGTGAACCAGCTGCCCATGTGGCAATAA GGACTGTTAGACGTTTTCTGGAGAAACAGAAAGGCAAGATAGCTGGTGTTATTTTTTGTATTAcatcatcatctgatacagagatATACAAAAG ATTGCTTCCGCTATATTTCCCTCGGGACAAGCAAGAGGAAGAGACTGCGGTATCAAAACTTCCAGCTGATGTCGGGGATGAGAATGGTGAAACTGTAATAGATGAAAGGAAAATAAGAATAAGACCATTGCCTGCTGGTGCAGCAGATAGAACAGTGGCTACAGCTCCTCTTGATCTTCCTCTTGAGTCTGGATTGGCATCAAG CAGGAGTACATTCAAACTGGATTCGTATTTGGACCCTTCATTTATGTCATTAATTAAAGACCCGGATCTACGGCGCAAGGAGCAGTGGGGAAAATCTTCTCAAGCTCAAAAGCGATTTAATTATGCTAGGTTGCTTGGATATGGTGATATAGGTTTCCCTCCATTGTCTGCTGCCGAGGAATATTCACTTCATTCACGATACCTTGCGAAAGCAAATTCCCTTAATCTTTCAGAGATTGCTGAGATGAAAATAAT TTATCGTGGTGGAGTTGATAGTGAAGGGCGCCCAGTTATGGTTGTTGTTGGTGCGCACTTTCTTCTTCGCTGCCTGGATCTTGAACGGTTTGTTCTACATGTAGTGAAG GAGTTTGAACCTTTGATTCAGAAGCCATATACTATTGTCTATCTCCACTCGGCAGCATCATTACAACC GCAACCAGATTTAGGATTCATGAAAAGGATACAACAAATATTAGGCCGGAAACATCAGCGAAACCTTCAT GGGATTTATATACTCCACCCAACCTTGGGGTTGAGAACAGCTATTCTGGGGATGCAGCTTTTGATTGATGGAGAG GTATGGAAGAAAGTTGTGTATGTTGACAGGCTGGTGCAATTGTTCAGATATGTACCACGCGAACAATTAACTATCCCAGATTTTGTATTTCA GCATGATTTGGAGGTGAATGGTGGTAGAGGCATGATTGTGGACCCAAGAACAAAACATATCTATCAGAGACCATCTGGCTGA
- the LOC123180942 gene encoding ganglioside-induced differentiation-associated protein 2 isoform X3 — translation MQHRSPAAATASGAASTAAAMEPGVGGVEPAVTLDQVPRWSDPDQRLYTPSSSSATAEAADGGSEPAASAFLSFSDPLTGDDGGAAGGGCAGASRFPVDHEINSRIYLWRGHPWNMEVDAVVNSTNESLDEAHSSPGLHAAAGSGLAEECATLGGCRTGMAKMTNAYDLPARKVIHTVGPKYAVKYHTAAENALSHCYRSCLELLIENGLESIAMGCIYTEAKNYPREPAAHVAIRTVRRFLEKQKGKIAGVIFCITSSSDTEIYKRLLPLYFPRDKQEEETAVSKLPADVGDENGETVIDERKIRIRPLPAGAADRTVATAPLDLPLESGLASSYRGGVDSEGRPVMVVVGAHFLLRCLDLERFVLHVVKEFEPLIQKPYTIVYLHSAASLQPQPDLGFMKRIQQILGRKHQRNLHGIYILHPTLGLRTAILGMQLLIDGEVWKKVVYVDRLVQLFRYVPREQLTIPDFVFQHDLEVNGGRGMIVDPRTKHIYQRPSG, via the exons ATGCAGCACCGCTCGCCGGCGGCGGCCACGGCCTCCGGAGCTGCCTCCACTGCGGCCGCCATGGAGCCAGGCGTCGGCGGCGTCGAGCCTGCGGTGACGCTCGACCAGGTGCCGCGCTGGAGCGACCCCGACCAGCGCCTGTACACACCGTCCTCCTCGTCCGCCACCGCCGAAGCCGCGGACGGCGGATCCGAGCCCGCAGCGTCCGCCTTCCTCTCCTTCTCCGACCCGCTcaccggcgacgacggcggcgccgccggtgGTGGCTGCGCGGGCGCCTCGCGCTTCCCCGTGGACCACGAGATCAACTCCAGGATCTACCTCTGGCGGGGACACCCCTGGAACATGGAGGTCGACGCCGTCGTCAACTCCACCAACGAG AGCTTGGACGAGGCGCACAGTAGTCCTGGGCTGCACGCTGCAGCAGGTTCTGGGCTCGCGGAGGAATGCGCCACCTTG GGAGGGTGCCGAACTGGGATGGCAAAGATGACCAATGCATACGATCTTCCTGCGAG GAAGGTCATCCATACAGTGGGACCCAAATATGCTGTCAAGTATCACACAGCTGCGGAAAATGCACTTAGTCATTGCTACCGGTCATGTTTGGAACTACTCATTGAGAACGGCCTTGAAAG CATCGCAATGGGTTGCATATACACGGAAGCTAAAAACTATCCTCGTGAACCAGCTGCCCATGTGGCAATAA GGACTGTTAGACGTTTTCTGGAGAAACAGAAAGGCAAGATAGCTGGTGTTATTTTTTGTATTAcatcatcatctgatacagagatATACAAAAG ATTGCTTCCGCTATATTTCCCTCGGGACAAGCAAGAGGAAGAGACTGCGGTATCAAAACTTCCAGCTGATGTCGGGGATGAGAATGGTGAAACTGTAATAGATGAAAGGAAAATAAGAATAAGACCATTGCCTGCTGGTGCAGCAGATAGAACAGTGGCTACAGCTCCTCTTGATCTTCCTCTTGAGTCTGGATTGGCATCAAG TTATCGTGGTGGAGTTGATAGTGAAGGGCGCCCAGTTATGGTTGTTGTTGGTGCGCACTTTCTTCTTCGCTGCCTGGATCTTGAACGGTTTGTTCTACATGTAGTGAAG GAGTTTGAACCTTTGATTCAGAAGCCATATACTATTGTCTATCTCCACTCGGCAGCATCATTACAACC GCAACCAGATTTAGGATTCATGAAAAGGATACAACAAATATTAGGCCGGAAACATCAGCGAAACCTTCAT GGGATTTATATACTCCACCCAACCTTGGGGTTGAGAACAGCTATTCTGGGGATGCAGCTTTTGATTGATGGAGAG GTATGGAAGAAAGTTGTGTATGTTGACAGGCTGGTGCAATTGTTCAGATATGTACCACGCGAACAATTAACTATCCCAGATTTTGTATTTCA GCATGATTTGGAGGTGAATGGTGGTAGAGGCATGATTGTGGACCCAAGAACAAAACATATCTATCAGAGACCATCTGGCTGA
- the LOC123180942 gene encoding protein GDAP2 homolog isoform X2, with the protein MQHRSPAAATASGAASTAAAMEPGVGGVEPAVTLDQVPRWSDPDQRLYTPSSSSATAEAADGGSEPAASAFLSFSDPLTGDDGGAAGGGCAGASRFPVDHEINSRIYLWRGHPWNMEVDAVVNSTNESLDEAHSSPGLHAAAGSGLAEECATLGGCRTGMAKMTNAYDLPARKVIHTVGPKYAVKYHTAAENALSHCYRSCLELLIENGLESIAMGCIYTEAKNYPREPAAHVAIRTVRRFLEKQKGKIAGVIFCITSSSDTEIYKRLLPLYFPRDKQEEETAVSKLPADVGDENGETVIDERKIRIRPLPAGAADRTVATAPLDLPLESGLASRSTFKLDSYLDPSFMSLIKDPDLRRKEQWGKSSQAQKRFNYARLLGYGDIGFPPLSAAEEYSLHSRYLAKANSLNLSEIAEMKIIYRGGVDSEGRPVMVVVGAHFLLRCLDLERFVLHVVKEFEPLIQKPYTIVYLHSAASLQPQPDLGFMKRIQQILGRKHQRNLHGIYILHPTLGLRTAILGMQLLIDGEVWKKVVYVDRLVQLFRYVPREQLTIPDFVFQHDLEVNGGRGMIVDPRTKHIYQRPSG; encoded by the exons ATGCAGCACCGCTCGCCGGCGGCGGCCACGGCCTCCGGAGCTGCCTCCACTGCGGCCGCCATGGAGCCAGGCGTCGGCGGCGTCGAGCCTGCGGTGACGCTCGACCAGGTGCCGCGCTGGAGCGACCCCGACCAGCGCCTGTACACACCGTCCTCCTCGTCCGCCACCGCCGAAGCCGCGGACGGCGGATCCGAGCCCGCAGCGTCCGCCTTCCTCTCCTTCTCCGACCCGCTcaccggcgacgacggcggcgccgccggtgGTGGCTGCGCGGGCGCCTCGCGCTTCCCCGTGGACCACGAGATCAACTCCAGGATCTACCTCTGGCGGGGACACCCCTGGAACATGGAGGTCGACGCCGTCGTCAACTCCACCAACGAG AGCTTGGACGAGGCGCACAGTAGTCCTGGGCTGCACGCTGCAGCAGGTTCTGGGCTCGCGGAGGAATGCGCCACCTTG GGAGGGTGCCGAACTGGGATGGCAAAGATGACCAATGCATACGATCTTCCTGCGAG GAAGGTCATCCATACAGTGGGACCCAAATATGCTGTCAAGTATCACACAGCTGCGGAAAATGCACTTAGTCATTGCTACCGGTCATGTTTGGAACTACTCATTGAGAACGGCCTTGAAAG CATCGCAATGGGTTGCATATACACGGAAGCTAAAAACTATCCTCGTGAACCAGCTGCCCATGTGGCAATAA GGACTGTTAGACGTTTTCTGGAGAAACAGAAAGGCAAGATAGCTGGTGTTATTTTTTGTATTAcatcatcatctgatacagagatATACAAAAG ATTGCTTCCGCTATATTTCCCTCGGGACAAGCAAGAGGAAGAGACTGCGGTATCAAAACTTCCAGCTGATGTCGGGGATGAGAATGGTGAAACTGTAATAGATGAAAGGAAAATAAGAATAAGACCATTGCCTGCTGGTGCAGCAGATAGAACAGTGGCTACAGCTCCTCTTGATCTTCCTCTTGAGTCTGGATTGGCATCAAG GAGTACATTCAAACTGGATTCGTATTTGGACCCTTCATTTATGTCATTAATTAAAGACCCGGATCTACGGCGCAAGGAGCAGTGGGGAAAATCTTCTCAAGCTCAAAAGCGATTTAATTATGCTAGGTTGCTTGGATATGGTGATATAGGTTTCCCTCCATTGTCTGCTGCCGAGGAATATTCACTTCATTCACGATACCTTGCGAAAGCAAATTCCCTTAATCTTTCAGAGATTGCTGAGATGAAAATAAT TTATCGTGGTGGAGTTGATAGTGAAGGGCGCCCAGTTATGGTTGTTGTTGGTGCGCACTTTCTTCTTCGCTGCCTGGATCTTGAACGGTTTGTTCTACATGTAGTGAAG GAGTTTGAACCTTTGATTCAGAAGCCATATACTATTGTCTATCTCCACTCGGCAGCATCATTACAACC GCAACCAGATTTAGGATTCATGAAAAGGATACAACAAATATTAGGCCGGAAACATCAGCGAAACCTTCAT GGGATTTATATACTCCACCCAACCTTGGGGTTGAGAACAGCTATTCTGGGGATGCAGCTTTTGATTGATGGAGAG GTATGGAAGAAAGTTGTGTATGTTGACAGGCTGGTGCAATTGTTCAGATATGTACCACGCGAACAATTAACTATCCCAGATTTTGTATTTCA GCATGATTTGGAGGTGAATGGTGGTAGAGGCATGATTGTGGACCCAAGAACAAAACATATCTATCAGAGACCATCTGGCTGA